The following proteins come from a genomic window of Deltaproteobacteria bacterium:
- a CDS encoding helix-turn-helix domain-containing protein → MLQLAERIRNVSEACRCHNVSRSQFYEYKRAFQEHGF, encoded by the coding sequence TTGCTACAGCTCGCCGAGAGGATCAGGAACGTATCGGAGGCATGCCGTTGTCACAACGTGTCCCGGAGCCAGTTTTACGAGTACAAGCGGGCCTTTCAGGAGCATGGTTTT